A window of Pseudocalidococcus azoricus BACA0444 contains these coding sequences:
- the lepA gene encoding translation elongation factor 4, which yields MTDAPVSHIRNFSIIAHIDHGKSTLADRLLQFTGTVADREMKAQFLDNMDLERERGITIKLQAARMNYKGLDGQDYVLNLIDTPGHVDFSYEVSRSLAACEGALLVVDASQGVEAQTLANVYLALENNLEIIPVLNKIDLPGAEPERVKGEIEEIVGLDCSQAVHASAKEGIGIPEILESIIHLVPPPQDTVEQPLRALIFDSYYDPYRGVIVYFRVMDGRLKKGDRIRLMASGKEYDIDELGVLSPSQIQVEELHAGEVGYLAAAIKTVIDARVGDTITLASKQAKEPLPGYAEAKPMVFCGLFPTDAAQFEDLREALEKLKLNDAALNYEPESSSAMGFGFRCGFLGLLHMEIVQERLEREYNLDLIITAPSVVYQVTTLKDGVILIDNPSTLPDPQHREKIEEPYVKVEMITPETYVGTLMELAQARRGVFKDMRYLTQGRTTLIYELPLAEIVTDFFDQMKSRSRGYASMEYHVIGYRENDLVKLDILISGDPVDSLAAIVHRDKAYNVGRALVSKLKDLIPRHQFKIPIQASIGSRVVASESIPALRKDVLAKCYGGDISRKKKLLEKQKAGKKRMKAIGSVDVPQEAFMAVLRLQNES from the coding sequence ATGACGGACGCTCCTGTCTCCCACATTCGGAATTTTTCGATTATTGCCCACATTGATCACGGGAAATCTACCCTGGCAGATCGGTTGTTACAGTTTACGGGGACTGTGGCAGACCGAGAAATGAAGGCCCAATTTCTCGACAACATGGACTTAGAACGGGAACGGGGCATTACGATCAAGCTCCAGGCGGCGCGGATGAATTACAAAGGGCTTGATGGGCAAGACTACGTCTTAAATCTAATTGATACCCCCGGCCATGTGGACTTTTCCTATGAAGTCTCGCGGTCATTAGCAGCCTGTGAAGGGGCCTTATTAGTCGTAGATGCCTCCCAAGGGGTTGAGGCCCAAACCCTGGCCAATGTGTATTTAGCTCTAGAAAACAATTTAGAGATTATCCCAGTTCTGAATAAAATTGATCTCCCCGGAGCCGAGCCGGAGCGGGTTAAGGGTGAAATTGAAGAAATTGTCGGCCTGGATTGTTCCCAAGCGGTTCATGCTTCTGCCAAGGAGGGGATTGGGATTCCCGAAATTTTAGAGTCGATTATTCACCTCGTCCCGCCCCCCCAAGATACAGTGGAGCAACCACTGCGGGCTTTGATTTTTGATAGCTATTACGATCCCTACCGCGGGGTGATTGTCTATTTTCGAGTCATGGATGGGCGGCTGAAAAAAGGTGATCGAATTCGCTTAATGGCATCGGGCAAAGAATACGATATTGACGAACTCGGTGTTCTCTCCCCCAGTCAAATCCAAGTCGAGGAACTCCATGCCGGGGAAGTGGGGTATTTAGCCGCCGCGATTAAAACCGTCATTGATGCGCGGGTGGGCGATACGATTACCCTGGCCAGCAAACAAGCCAAAGAACCTCTGCCTGGATATGCCGAAGCCAAGCCGATGGTGTTTTGTGGGTTATTCCCGACCGATGCGGCTCAATTTGAAGATTTACGAGAAGCCCTAGAAAAGCTCAAACTCAATGATGCCGCCCTCAACTACGAGCCAGAAAGTTCCAGTGCCATGGGGTTTGGCTTTCGCTGTGGCTTTTTGGGCCTGCTCCACATGGAAATTGTCCAAGAACGGCTCGAGCGGGAATATAATCTGGATTTGATCATTACGGCTCCCTCGGTGGTCTATCAGGTCACGACCCTCAAAGATGGCGTGATCTTGATTGATAACCCCAGTACCCTTCCGGATCCGCAACATCGGGAAAAAATTGAAGAGCCCTACGTCAAAGTGGAGATGATCACCCCGGAAACCTATGTGGGGACATTGATGGAATTAGCCCAGGCCCGGCGGGGGGTATTTAAGGATATGCGCTATCTGACCCAAGGCCGGACAACCTTAATTTATGAACTCCCCTTGGCGGAAATTGTCACCGACTTTTTTGATCAGATGAAATCTCGTTCCCGCGGCTATGCCAGTATGGAATACCATGTGATTGGCTACCGGGAAAATGATTTGGTCAAGCTGGATATTTTGATCAGTGGCGATCCGGTGGACTCTTTGGCGGCGATTGTCCATCGGGATAAAGCCTATAACGTCGGTCGGGCCTTGGTTTCCAAACTCAAAGACCTAATTCCGCGGCATCAATTCAAAATTCCAATCCAGGCCTCGATTGGCAGTCGGGTGGTGGCCAGTGAAAGTATTCCGGCATTACGGAAAGATGTGTTAGCCAAATGCTACGGTGGCGATATTTCCCGGAAGAAGAAACTGTTAGAAAAACAAAAAGCCGGGAAAAAACGGATGAAAGCCATTGGCAGTGTGGATGTGCCCCAAGAAGCCTTTATGGCCGTGTTGCGCTTGCAAAACGAGTCCTAG
- a CDS encoding nicotinate phosphoribosyltransferase: MDYNLILDVDSYKASHWLQYPPQTTGLYAYVESRGGKYPETVFFGLQYILKRYLSQPVQAWMVEEAAEVFALHGVPFNVVGWRYIVDELQGQLPIRIKAVPEGLVVPVHNVLITVESTDPQTFWLVSWLETLLMRVWYPITVATQSWQLKQLIYQSLQGTADNPDAEVGFKLHDFGARGVSSCESSGIGGLAHLVNFCGTDTVQALVFGRNYYHAPMAAYSIPAAEHSTITAWGEAQEVGAYRNMLNQFARPGAVVAVVSDSYDLWNAIDHLWGEQLRQQVLDSGATVVIRPDSGNPVEVVTMALQKLETHFGSTVNQKGYRVLNSVRLIQGDGVNPDSIAAILAKTETLGFSTSNLAFGMGGALLQKLNRDTQKFAMKCSEVTVAGQAQGISKKPITDLSKTSKQGRLALVKTETGYQTTPPTSDDLLEIVYENGQLRRDESLEMIRNRAWVMRNTWNAEG, translated from the coding sequence ATGGACTATAACTTGATTCTTGATGTTGATTCCTATAAAGCGAGTCACTGGTTACAATATCCTCCCCAGACAACTGGACTGTATGCCTATGTGGAGAGTCGGGGTGGAAAATATCCCGAAACAGTTTTCTTTGGTTTGCAATACATTTTGAAGCGCTATCTCAGTCAACCCGTCCAGGCCTGGATGGTCGAGGAAGCAGCGGAAGTGTTTGCCTTGCATGGTGTGCCGTTTAATGTGGTGGGGTGGCGGTATATCGTAGACGAACTTCAGGGGCAATTACCGATCCGAATTAAAGCGGTGCCTGAGGGCCTGGTTGTCCCGGTTCATAATGTTTTGATCACGGTGGAATCTACGGATCCGCAAACATTTTGGCTGGTCTCTTGGCTGGAAACCTTGTTAATGCGCGTCTGGTATCCGATTACGGTAGCGACCCAAAGCTGGCAATTAAAACAGTTAATTTATCAATCCCTCCAAGGCACAGCCGATAATCCCGATGCCGAAGTTGGCTTTAAGCTCCATGACTTTGGGGCCCGGGGGGTTTCCAGTTGTGAGTCTTCCGGAATTGGCGGTCTGGCCCATCTGGTCAATTTTTGCGGAACCGATACAGTCCAGGCCTTAGTCTTTGGTCGGAATTACTATCACGCCCCGATGGCCGCTTATTCAATTCCAGCCGCGGAACATTCCACGATCACGGCCTGGGGAGAAGCCCAAGAAGTTGGCGCTTATCGCAATATGTTGAACCAATTTGCCAGGCCTGGGGCAGTGGTTGCCGTCGTTTCGGATTCCTATGATTTATGGAATGCGATTGATCACCTGTGGGGCGAACAGTTACGGCAACAGGTGCTTGACTCTGGGGCAACGGTGGTCATTCGGCCCGACTCTGGGAATCCAGTGGAAGTTGTCACGATGGCTCTGCAAAAACTCGAAACCCATTTTGGCAGTACAGTCAATCAGAAAGGCTATCGGGTGTTAAATTCGGTGCGGTTGATTCAAGGCGATGGGGTGAATCCTGACAGTATTGCCGCAATTTTGGCCAAAACCGAAACGCTGGGGTTTAGTACCAGTAACTTAGCCTTTGGCATGGGCGGGGCGTTGCTGCAAAAACTGAATCGGGATACTCAAAAATTCGCGATGAAATGCAGTGAAGTTACCGTAGCGGGCCAAGCTCAAGGAATTTCTAAAAAACCCATCACCGATCTGAGCAAAACCAGTAAACAAGGACGGCTGGCTCTGGTCAAAACTGAAACGGGCTATCAAACTACTCCCCCTACCTCTGATGATTTGTTAGAGATCGTCTATGAAAATGGTCAACTGCGCCGAGATGAGTCTTTGGAGATGATTAGAAACCGGGCCTGGGTGATGAGAAATACTTGGAACGCTGAGGGTTAA
- a CDS encoding bifunctional nicotinamide-nucleotide adenylyltransferase/Nudix hydroxylase produces the protein MTIEYQFGIYIGRFQPFHFGHLQTLKLALEKVNYLILILGSHRVAPDTRNPWITAERIEMIQACLPPEQLSRIHFLPIRDWLYSDNLWLAAVQQQVLTLTQGNPSVAVFGHHKDASSYYLNLFPQWDYVETGSYANLHSTEIRNAYFAGNHNDYQTKIPPAIADYLEQFQANPRYAALCQEYQFLQSYQQAWAVAPYPPIFVTVDAVVVQSGHVLVVRRKARPGLGLIALPGGFVQQDETLVTAMLRELKEETRLKVPLPVLRGSIIDNHVFDNPSRSLRGRTITHAYFIQLKGGELPPVKGGDDAEQAWWMSLADLYAQEDQFYEDHFQIIQHFVSKV, from the coding sequence ATGACAATAGAATATCAATTTGGCATCTATATTGGCCGCTTCCAACCGTTTCATTTTGGGCATTTGCAAACCCTGAAGCTGGCCTTAGAGAAAGTTAATTATTTAATCCTCATCCTGGGAAGTCATCGAGTGGCACCGGATACTCGTAACCCTTGGATAACTGCCGAACGAATTGAGATGATCCAGGCCTGTTTGCCCCCAGAACAATTATCTCGGATTCATTTTTTACCCATTCGCGACTGGCTGTACAGTGATAATCTTTGGCTGGCAGCGGTTCAACAACAGGTCTTAACTCTTACCCAAGGAAATCCCTCGGTGGCTGTGTTTGGCCATCACAAGGATGCGTCTTCCTATTACTTAAATCTGTTTCCCCAATGGGATTATGTGGAGACGGGTTCCTATGCCAATTTGCACTCCACAGAGATTCGCAACGCCTATTTTGCCGGGAATCACAACGACTATCAGACCAAAATCCCGCCGGCAATTGCTGACTATTTAGAACAATTTCAAGCCAATCCAAGGTATGCAGCTTTGTGTCAAGAATATCAATTTTTACAATCCTATCAACAGGCCTGGGCAGTCGCTCCCTATCCGCCGATTTTTGTCACGGTTGATGCGGTGGTGGTGCAGTCCGGTCATGTGTTGGTGGTGCGGCGAAAAGCGAGGCCTGGCCTGGGGTTAATTGCATTACCAGGGGGCTTTGTTCAACAGGATGAAACCCTGGTGACGGCGATGTTGCGGGAACTGAAGGAAGAAACGCGCTTGAAAGTGCCATTGCCGGTCTTGCGGGGTTCAATTATTGACAATCATGTCTTTGATAATCCCAGCCGGTCGTTACGGGGACGCACGATTACCCATGCCTATTTTATTCAACTAAAAGGGGGGGAGTTGCCTCCTGTTAAAGGGGGTGATGATGCCGAACAGGCCTGGTGGATGTCTCTAGCCGATTTGTATGCCCAAGAAGATCAGTTTTATGAAGATCATTTCCAAATCATTCAGCATTTTGTCAGTAAGGTTTAG
- the aqpZ gene encoding aquaporin Z produces MPLMTRCLAELIGTFWLVLGGCGSAVLAAGFPYSAVVEKDPNFFGLGFLGVALAFGLTVLTMAFAIGHISGCHLNPAVSFGLWAGKRFRSSELLPYIIAQVIGAVIAGGLVYLIASGRGGGFVLGGSNPLATNGFGAHSPGGYGLVAALITEVVMTFMFLLVILGATDKRAPQGLAPVAIGLCLTLIHLISIPVTNTSVNPARSTGVALFAGVELISQLWLFWLAPIVGAIAAGYVYLNVFEVASSEPESAE; encoded by the coding sequence ATGCCGTTAATGACACGCTGTTTAGCGGAACTGATTGGCACATTCTGGTTAGTGCTGGGGGGATGCGGGAGTGCCGTCTTGGCCGCTGGGTTTCCCTATAGTGCCGTTGTCGAGAAAGATCCCAACTTTTTTGGTCTGGGCTTTTTAGGGGTGGCCTTGGCCTTTGGGTTAACAGTTCTGACGATGGCTTTTGCGATTGGCCATATTTCCGGCTGTCACCTAAATCCGGCAGTCTCCTTTGGGTTATGGGCCGGGAAGCGGTTTCGCAGTTCGGAATTATTACCCTACATTATCGCTCAGGTGATTGGGGCGGTCATTGCCGGTGGCCTGGTCTATTTAATTGCTTCAGGACGGGGCGGTGGCTTTGTCTTAGGGGGCAGTAATCCCTTGGCGACTAATGGCTTTGGGGCCCATTCTCCGGGGGGCTATGGCCTGGTGGCAGCATTGATTACTGAGGTTGTCATGACCTTTATGTTTCTGCTGGTGATTTTAGGTGCAACGGATAAACGGGCCCCCCAAGGATTGGCTCCAGTTGCGATTGGTTTGTGCTTAACCCTGATCCACTTGATTAGTATTCCAGTCACCAATACCTCTGTGAACCCAGCCCGCAGTACCGGAGTTGCTTTGTTTGCCGGAGTTGAGTTGATTAGCCAACTATGGTTGTTTTGGTTAGCACCAATTGTGGGAGCGATTGCGGCCGGGTATGTCTATCTCAATGTCTTTGAAGTGGCCAGTTCAGAACCAGAATCAGCTGAATAA
- the folB gene encoding dihydroneopterin aldolase → MDCIYLPGQRYYGYTGALPEEQILGQWFQVDLKLWLDLEPAIQTDDLNQALDYRDVIAQIRYLFTSQRFTLVETLAGEIAALGLGFPQVQAVEVHLTKLAPPIPDYTGQITIQICRNRTAPPQA, encoded by the coding sequence ATGGATTGTATTTATCTCCCCGGCCAACGCTATTACGGCTACACAGGCGCGCTCCCCGAAGAACAAATTTTGGGGCAATGGTTTCAAGTAGATCTAAAACTGTGGCTCGACTTAGAACCGGCCATCCAAACCGATGATCTCAACCAGGCCCTCGACTATCGCGATGTAATTGCCCAAATTAGATATCTCTTTACCAGCCAACGCTTTACTTTAGTCGAAACACTCGCCGGAGAAATTGCCGCCCTTGGCCTGGGATTTCCGCAAGTCCAAGCCGTTGAAGTTCATCTCACCAAACTCGCCCCACCCATTCCCGATTACACCGGTCAGATCACGATTCAAATTTGCCGGAATCGCACCGCCCCCCCCCAGGCCTGA
- the map gene encoding type I methionyl aminopeptidase — translation MNILTNFFSPANAPVQTRPRKGIEIKSRREIEIMRQASTIVATVLKEISELIKPGMTTADLDAYAEKRIREMGATPSFKGYQGFPASICSCINHEVVHGIPSKRKTIRNGDIVKVDTGAYFNGFHGDSCITIAVGEVTPEAAKLVRVAEEALFKGIEQVKEGNYILDLAGAIQDHVEANGFVIVEDFTGHGVGRNLHEEPSVFNFRTNELKNVRLREGMTLAIEPILNAGSKNVRILGDRWTAVTVDNSLSAQFEHTVLVTKTGHEILTDRRGL, via the coding sequence ATGAATATTTTGACGAACTTCTTCTCCCCCGCCAATGCCCCTGTCCAAACCCGCCCCCGCAAAGGCATTGAAATCAAATCCCGCCGGGAAATTGAGATTATGCGTCAGGCCTCAACCATTGTTGCCACCGTTCTCAAGGAAATTTCCGAACTGATCAAACCGGGCATGACCACTGCGGATCTTGATGCCTATGCCGAAAAACGCATCCGGGAAATGGGGGCAACACCCAGTTTTAAGGGCTATCAGGGGTTTCCCGCTTCCATTTGTTCCTGCATCAATCATGAAGTGGTTCACGGCATTCCCAGCAAACGGAAAACGATTCGCAACGGGGATATTGTCAAAGTCGATACCGGGGCCTATTTCAATGGCTTTCACGGAGATTCCTGCATCACCATTGCTGTCGGAGAGGTCACTCCAGAGGCCGCCAAGCTGGTGCGAGTTGCGGAAGAAGCGCTCTTTAAGGGGATTGAACAGGTCAAAGAGGGTAATTACATTCTCGACTTGGCCGGGGCGATTCAAGACCATGTGGAAGCTAACGGTTTTGTTATCGTGGAAGACTTTACTGGGCATGGGGTGGGGCGGAATCTCCACGAAGAACCCTCGGTGTTTAATTTCCGTACTAATGAGCTAAAAAATGTCCGCCTCCGGGAAGGAATGACCTTAGCGATTGAACCCATTCTCAATGCTGGCTCGAAAAATGTCCGCATCTTAGGGGATCGCTGGACAGCCGTGACGGTGGATAATTCTCTCTCGGCCCAGTTTGAACATACTGTCCTAGTCACCAAAACAGGCCACGAAATCCTGACGGATCGGCGGGGACTTTAG
- a CDS encoding DUF2283 domain-containing protein has translation MKIVVHQADDALHIRLDDSPISASEEVSEGIIFDFNDQGKIVGIEVLYLSQRSSGSLDKIG, from the coding sequence ATGAAAATTGTGGTGCATCAGGCCGATGATGCCTTGCATATCCGCTTGGATGACAGCCCAATTAGCGCATCGGAGGAAGTCAGCGAGGGGATTATCTTCGACTTTAATGATCAGGGGAAAATTGTCGGAATTGAGGTTTTATATCTGAGCCAACGCAGTTCTGGGTCTTTGGATAAGATTGGATAA
- a CDS encoding permease, whose amino-acid sequence MDVVSQFQSGYTLFLSLLVEAIPFLLLGVLLSGLLLLFVDERRLVALMPRNALAGALAGSLMGFMFPVCECGNVPVARRLLAQGVPTSVAMGFLLAAPTINPIVIWATWVAFRDQPEIVVLRILFTLVIATVVGAVFSVQKDLTPFLQPAMNAIVPQGKPALESALLRGGTYWLDQPGQPVAADTLALTLAPPAPATLSWAARLPLLLDNTIQELRELGGILILGSLIAAIVQVAVPRDVVLGLGQGPIISVITMMILGAVISICSTVDAFFALAFAATFTPGSLLAFLVLGPMVDLKGIGLLLTIFRPRALIYIFAIVAQLTFFFCLFVNLRWS is encoded by the coding sequence ATGGATGTAGTCAGCCAATTTCAAAGCGGTTATACGCTGTTTTTAAGTTTGCTAGTGGAAGCAATTCCCTTTTTACTATTGGGAGTGTTGCTGTCAGGGTTATTGCTCCTCTTTGTCGATGAACGTCGCCTGGTGGCTTTAATGCCTCGCAATGCTTTGGCCGGGGCCTTGGCGGGCAGTTTGATGGGGTTTATGTTCCCGGTCTGCGAATGTGGCAATGTGCCTGTGGCCCGGCGATTATTGGCCCAAGGTGTGCCGACTTCTGTGGCCATGGGGTTTCTCTTAGCCGCCCCGACCATTAATCCCATTGTGATTTGGGCCACTTGGGTCGCCTTTCGGGATCAACCAGAAATTGTAGTCTTGCGTATTCTCTTTACCCTGGTGATTGCCACGGTTGTTGGGGCGGTGTTCAGCGTCCAAAAAGATTTAACACCGTTTCTGCAACCCGCCATGAACGCCATTGTCCCCCAAGGTAAACCAGCTCTGGAAAGTGCCCTTTTGCGGGGGGGAACCTACTGGCTGGATCAACCGGGTCAACCTGTGGCTGCTGATACCTTGGCCTTAACCCTGGCTCCACCCGCCCCCGCCACCCTCAGTTGGGCTGCCCGTTTACCTCTCCTTTTAGACAACACCATTCAAGAACTGCGAGAGTTGGGAGGGATTTTGATTCTGGGGAGTTTGATTGCTGCGATTGTCCAGGTGGCGGTGCCGCGGGATGTGGTCTTGGGCTTAGGTCAGGGGCCGATTATTTCCGTTATCACCATGATGATTTTGGGGGCAGTGATTTCCATTTGCTCCACAGTGGATGCCTTTTTTGCCTTGGCCTTTGCCGCGACCTTTACCCCTGGTTCTCTTTTGGCCTTCCTCGTCTTGGGGCCGATGGTGGATCTCAAGGGAATTGGGCTGTTACTAACGATTTTCCGTCCCCGCGCCCTGATTTATATTTTTGCGATTGTTGCCCAACTAACTTTTTTCTTCTGTTTGTTTGTTAATTTGCGCTGGAGCTAA
- a CDS encoding TIGR03943 family putative permease subunit translates to MQMFPVIAKQWYRQEWVTVAALGLWGVLFLLFWLWGRLGLLIHPNYFPLAIISGFILLGIAILQARRLAKKQVMPLQHLSLLPPSWMSWLLVVTALIGLFITPRPFNSDTAVHRGLGDGLTVTRNKPQAFRANTPPEQRTLVDWVRTLDIYPEPDAYSGLPVNVEGFAVHPASFPDDTLTLARFVITCCAADAYPVGLAVKLPQPRSQYPADQWYRVKGRMITATLDGQRQLTIQAQEVIPIPQPDNPFAT, encoded by the coding sequence ATGCAGATGTTCCCAGTTATTGCCAAACAGTGGTATCGCCAAGAATGGGTGACAGTGGCGGCCCTGGGCCTGTGGGGGGTCTTATTTCTCCTGTTTTGGCTCTGGGGACGGCTGGGGTTGCTGATCCATCCCAATTATTTCCCTCTGGCAATTATTTCTGGGTTTATTCTCCTAGGAATTGCGATCCTCCAGGCTCGCCGGTTGGCCAAAAAACAGGTAATGCCCCTCCAGCATCTTTCCCTCCTGCCGCCAAGCTGGATGAGTTGGTTACTGGTGGTAACGGCCCTGATTGGCCTGTTCATTACGCCGCGCCCGTTTAACAGTGATACGGCGGTGCATCGGGGCCTGGGAGACGGCCTCACCGTGACGCGCAATAAACCCCAGGCTTTTCGGGCCAATACCCCTCCAGAGCAACGCACCCTCGTGGATTGGGTCAGAACCTTGGATATTTATCCTGAACCCGATGCCTACTCTGGGCTGCCCGTAAATGTGGAAGGATTTGCTGTCCATCCTGCCAGTTTTCCCGATGACACCTTGACCTTGGCTCGGTTTGTGATTACCTGTTGCGCGGCCGATGCTTACCCGGTTGGCCTGGCGGTCAAATTGCCTCAACCTCGGAGCCAATATCCCGCTGACCAGTGGTATCGGGTCAAAGGCCGCATGATCACCGCAACCCTTGATGGACAACGACAACTGACAATCCAGGCCCAAGAGGTGATCCCAATTCCCCAACCGGATAACCCCTTTGCAACCTGA
- a CDS encoding BolA family protein — MITPEQLTQLIQSQLPDAVVAVEDLTGGGDHYQATVVSESFIGKRLVQQHQMVYGCLTTVMATNELHALALKTLTPQEWSGQA; from the coding sequence ATGATTACTCCTGAGCAACTCACCCAACTGATTCAATCTCAACTCCCCGATGCCGTAGTAGCGGTAGAAGACTTGACGGGTGGTGGCGATCACTACCAGGCCACGGTGGTTTCTGAGTCCTTTATTGGCAAACGCTTAGTTCAACAGCATCAAATGGTCTATGGCTGCTTAACAACGGTCATGGCCACCAATGAACTCCATGCCTTAGCCCTGAAAACCCTCACTCCCCAGGAATGGTCTGGGCAAGCCTAA
- a CDS encoding cell division protein FtsQ/DivIB: MPSSKVTTIDSIQQRRKQLKTQKRLRSLANIWRTGVLMGLTGSLAWGLTLPDWMIHQPSQVTIVGHKLLKTEAIQALLPVRYPQSLLRLNPQGIIQGLEATLPVQRVTIARHLFPPTLIVGIDERLPVAIVLCERCRIKSPANLEQGPASIWMLDAQGLVAPRTSYVNDQLQSPASYPKLRGYFIPSQAGSASIMEIDPQRQKEWQTLFPLVAGLDMDVQEIDWQNPRNIILQTRFGPVHLGAYSPRLPAQLAALKRLQQLPQYLNPQQLVYIDLVNPDEPLLQMKTTVVRPNQSKPSQARNSLPTPSSPSPTPSFATPIPLRSP; the protein is encoded by the coding sequence GTGCCGTCTTCTAAAGTAACTACCATTGACTCGATTCAACAGCGGCGCAAACAGTTAAAAACCCAAAAACGGCTGCGAAGTTTAGCCAATATCTGGCGCACGGGTGTATTGATGGGGCTAACGGGTAGCTTGGCCTGGGGCTTAACCCTACCGGATTGGATGATTCATCAACCCAGCCAAGTCACCATTGTTGGTCATAAACTTCTCAAAACCGAGGCGATCCAGGCCCTTTTGCCCGTGAGGTATCCCCAATCCTTGCTGAGGCTTAACCCCCAAGGGATTATCCAAGGCCTGGAAGCCACCTTACCGGTGCAGCGGGTGACCATTGCGCGCCATTTGTTTCCCCCGACCCTGATTGTCGGAATTGATGAGCGTTTGCCAGTGGCGATAGTTCTCTGTGAGCGTTGTCGAATTAAAAGTCCTGCCAACTTGGAACAGGGCCCAGCCAGTATTTGGATGTTAGATGCCCAAGGCCTGGTGGCTCCTCGTACCAGTTACGTCAATGATCAACTCCAATCCCCGGCCAGCTATCCCAAGCTCCGAGGTTATTTTATCCCCAGCCAAGCTGGTTCTGCCTCAATCATGGAAATTGACCCCCAACGGCAAAAGGAATGGCAAACCCTATTTCCTCTCGTAGCTGGCCTGGATATGGATGTCCAGGAAATCGATTGGCAAAATCCCCGCAATATCATCCTGCAAACTCGTTTTGGCCCCGTGCATTTAGGAGCCTATAGCCCCCGCCTGCCGGCCCAACTGGCGGCCTTGAAACGCCTTCAGCAACTCCCCCAATACCTCAATCCCCAGCAACTGGTTTACATTGACTTAGTTAATCCCGATGAACCCCTACTCCAAATGAAAACCACCGTTGTTCGTCCCAACCAGAGCAAGCCTAGCCAGGCCAGGAATTCACTGCCCACCCCCTCATCTCCAAGCCCAACCCCCAGTTTTGCCACCCCCATTCCCCTGAGAAGTCCTTAA